A stretch of DNA from Synechococcus sp. PROS-9-1:
CCCTCTTCTCCATTGGTCTCACCGTGCTGGTGATTCTTTTGGGGGAGATCCTCCCCAAGGCGATCGGCACCCGACTGGCGCTGCCTGTCTCCCTCGCTAGTGCACCGGTCTTGCACCTGCTTGGCGTTCTGATGCGTCCACTCGTCCTTCTGCTGGAGAGACTGCTGCCTGCCATTACTCAGGAAAGCGAACTCAACACCGACGAAGAGGAGATTCGAATGCTGGCACGGATGGGATCCCAAACCGGCCAAATCGAAGCGGATGAAGCGGCAATGATCGCCAAGGTGTTTCAGCTCAACGACCTCACCGCGAGGGATTTGATGACACCAAGGGTTACTGCTCCGAGCCTGGATGGCGCGAGCACATTGACGCAATTGAGGGCCGCCCTCCTTGAAAACGAGGCCCAATGGTGGGTGGTCCTAGGTGATGCCGTGGACAAGGTTTTGGGTGTCGCAAGTCGGGATCGATTGCTGGCGGCACTCGTCCAAAATCAAGGTCAACTCACCCCAGCAGATCTAAGCGAGCCCGTCGAATTTGTGCCTGAAATGATTCGTGCCGATCGACTGCTAACAGCCTTCCGGCGCGACAACAGCGGGGTCCGGGTTGTGGTGGATGAATTCGGAGGGTTTGTTGGTGTCATTGGCCCTGATGCGGTTCTAGCCGTGCTCGCTGGCTGGTGGCGCAAGTCAGCTGGAGCCAATGGGTCGTCATGACGGCGTCCTCGCCTCCATCCACCACGGAGCGGTGCCTCTCACTGCTGCAAACCTGGCGATCTCAGCTCCAGCTCAATCGCCGAGAACAAACCGTGTTGGCGGGTTCGCTCAGGAGCTTGGACCTGCAATTGGACCGCTTGTCGAATCGCAACCTGCGCGTCGCAGTGTTCGGCCGCGTGGGAGTGGGGAAATCAAGCCTCGTTAATGCCCTGATCGGCCAAGAGCTCCTGGCCACTGATGTAGCTCACGGCTGCACCAGACAGCAAAAGGCGTTGCCTTGGACGATCTCCATTCCCGGTCTGAACACGATCGAACTCGTCGACACGCCAGGAATCGATGAGGTGGCAGCAGCGGCGCGTGCGCGACTGGCAGCGCGGGTGGCCCTGCAGTCCGATCTTGTGCTGCTTGTGTTGGATGCCGACATCAGCAGGGTTGAGCTCGATGCCTTGGAGACGTTGATGAGCAGTGGTAAACCGGTCCTTCCCGTGCTTAACCGCAGTGATTGTTGTCCCCCAGAGCAACTCGACAGCCTCCGGCTAAGCATCAGCCAAAGGATCCAGGAGCGGTGTTATCGCAACCATCGCGCAAAGATTCCTCAACCGATTGCCGTTTCAGCAGCCCCTCGCAAAGCCTGCCAACGATCCGATGGCAAGGTTCGCAGCGAACGCCAACCAGCGGTCGTGAACCCGCTACGCACTGCTGTGACCAATCTGCTGCGAGAGCAAGGCCAAGCCCTCTTGGCCTTAAATGCGCTCCGCCAAGCAGAACGGCTCCAACAACAAATGGAGCAAGGGCGACTGGAGCGCCGACGACAAGATGCGCAAGGCCTCATCGGCCGCTACGCCGCTCTCAAGGCCACAGGGGTTGCGGCCAATCCTCTGGTGTTACTCGATCTGGCCGGGGGCTTGGCCTGCGATACCGCCCTAGTGGTGCAGCTCTGCAAGCTCTATGACCTGCCGATGGGAGGACCAGCAGCACGACGGCTCATGCAACGACTATCGGGGCATAACGCCATGTTGGGAGGCGTCCAACTGGGACTTCAGCTGGCGCTCTCGGGACTTCGACAGCTGTTGCTCATCGCCGCCCCCTTTTCTGGAGGCTTAAGCCTTGGTCCAGCGGCTCCCGTCGCCGTCGCCCAGGCGGCTCTCGCTGTGCACACAACGCGAAGGACTGGCCGGCTCACAGCACGCTGGCTGGTCGATCAACGCGGTCGAGGGCGGCGGAGCAATCCAGCCCCGACGACCCTCATGCGAAGTCTTATCCGCAGCGATACCAACATGCAACGCCTGCTTGCAGAGTGGCCACAGCCGCCAAACCGGCCCCGGCGCGACGGGCTCTTGCCATGACCGCAACCATCGCCCTGCTAGGCACCAGCGCCGATCCACCAACGCTCGGGCATCAGGCTCTCCTCGAGGGCCTTTTGAATCACTTTCAACGTGTCGCGACTTGGGCTAGCGACAACCCAATGAAACGCCACGATGCCTGCCTAGAGCTCCGCAGCGAGCTACTCCAGGCCTTGGTCATGGCCATCGACAACCCTCGGGTGAGCATTGACCAAACGCTC
This window harbors:
- a CDS encoding CNNM domain-containing protein translates to MTHDLLILILLVVVVLTGSALCSGVEAALLSVNPVRVLELAGQSKPVAGARRLAQLRQRLGRTLSVLVIANNGFNIFGSLMLGGYAAWLVEDMGISAVALPLFSIGLTVLVILLGEILPKAIGTRLALPVSLASAPVLHLLGVLMRPLVLLLERLLPAITQESELNTDEEEIRMLARMGSQTGQIEADEAAMIAKVFQLNDLTARDLMTPRVTAPSLDGASTLTQLRAALLENEAQWWVVLGDAVDKVLGVASRDRLLAALVQNQGQLTPADLSEPVEFVPEMIRADRLLTAFRRDNSGVRVVVDEFGGFVGVIGPDAVLAVLAGWWRKSAGANGSS
- a CDS encoding GTP-binding protein; protein product: MTASSPPSTTERCLSLLQTWRSQLQLNRREQTVLAGSLRSLDLQLDRLSNRNLRVAVFGRVGVGKSSLVNALIGQELLATDVAHGCTRQQKALPWTISIPGLNTIELVDTPGIDEVAAAARARLAARVALQSDLVLLVLDADISRVELDALETLMSSGKPVLPVLNRSDCCPPEQLDSLRLSISQRIQERCYRNHRAKIPQPIAVSAAPRKACQRSDGKVRSERQPAVVNPLRTAVTNLLREQGQALLALNALRQAERLQQQMEQGRLERRRQDAQGLIGRYAALKATGVAANPLVLLDLAGGLACDTALVVQLCKLYDLPMGGPAARRLMQRLSGHNAMLGGVQLGLQLALSGLRQLLLIAAPFSGGLSLGPAAPVAVAQAALAVHTTRRTGRLTARWLVDQRGRGRRSNPAPTTLMRSLIRSDTNMQRLLAEWPQPPNRPRRDGLLP